Proteins co-encoded in one Marmota flaviventris isolate mMarFla1 chromosome 9, mMarFla1.hap1, whole genome shotgun sequence genomic window:
- the Sigirr gene encoding single Ig IL-1-related receptor isoform X2, with protein sequence MLISSILGVNLTSDEDYGAYTCSVQNVSSSSFILQRVGPAGHVAAVLASLLVLLALLLAVLLYVKCRLNVLLWYQDTYGEVEVNDGKLYDAYVSYSDCPEDRKFVNFILKPQLERRRGYKLFLDDRDLLPHAEPSADLLVNLSRCRRLIVVLSDAFLGRAWCSHSFREGLCRLLELTRRPIFVTFEGQRRDPTHPALHLLRQHRHLVTLLLWRPGSVTPSSDFWKELQLALPRKVQYRPVEGDPQTRLQEDKDPMLIVRGPVEGGALEPELDPDPEGDLGVQGPVFGEPPAPLRTGGVSLGEGHGNEVDVSDLGSRNYSARTDFYCLVSEDDV encoded by the exons ATGCTCATATCCAGTATTCTGGGGGTCAACTTGACCAGCGATGAGGACTATGGGGCCTACACCTGCTCTGTCCAGAATGTCAGCTCCTCTTCCTTCATTCTCCAGAGAGTTG GCCCCGCAGGCCACGTAGCTGCGGTACTGGCCTCCCTCCTAGTCCTGCTGGCTCTGCTGTTGGCTGTGCTGCTCTACGTTAAGTGTCGCCTCAATGTGCTACTTTGGTACCAAGACACATACGGGGAGGTGGAGGTGAACG ACGGGAAGCTCTACGACGCCTACGTCTCCTACAGCGACTGTCCCGAGGACCGCAAGTTTGTGAACTTCATCCTGAAGCCACAGCTGGAGCGTCGTCGCGGCTACAAGCTCTTCCTGGATGACCGCGACCTCCTGCCTCACGCGG AGCCCTCGGCGGACCTCCTGGTGAACCTGAGCCGCTGCCGCCGCCTCATCGTGGTTCTCTCGGACGCCTTCCTGGGCCGGGCCTGGTGCAGCCACAGCTTCCG GGAGGGCCTGTGCAGACTGCTGGAGCTCACGCGCAGACCCATCTTCGTCACCTTCGAGGGCCAGAGGCGCGACCCCACGCACCCCGCGCTGCACCTGCTGCGCCAGCACCGCCACCTGGTGACCCTGCTGCTCTGGAGGCCTGGCTCTGTG ACACCTTCCTCCGACTTTTGGAAAGAGCTACAGCTTGCGCTGCCGCGGAAGGTGCAGTACAGGCCAGTGGAGGGAGACCCTCAGACGCGGCTACAGGAGGACAAGGACCCCATGCTGATCGTGCGAGGCCCTGTGGAGGGCGGGGCCCTGGAGCCTGAGCTGGACCCTGACCCTGAGGGAGACCTGG GTGTACAAGGACCTGTCTTTGGGGAGCCACCAGCTCCACTGCGTACAGGTGGTGTCTCACTGGGAGAGGGCCACGGCAATGAGGTGGATGTCTCGGACCTCGGCTCCCGAAACTATAG
- the Sigirr gene encoding single Ig IL-1-related receptor isoform X1 → MAGVCDRAPDFLSPSEDQLLGPSLGSTVTLNCTAWVVPGPSCPQPSVQWLKDGLPLGNGSDYVLHEDFWVKANFSEMLISSILGVNLTSDEDYGAYTCSVQNVSSSSFILQRVGPAGHVAAVLASLLVLLALLLAVLLYVKCRLNVLLWYQDTYGEVEVNDGKLYDAYVSYSDCPEDRKFVNFILKPQLERRRGYKLFLDDRDLLPHAEPSADLLVNLSRCRRLIVVLSDAFLGRAWCSHSFREGLCRLLELTRRPIFVTFEGQRRDPTHPALHLLRQHRHLVTLLLWRPGSVTPSSDFWKELQLALPRKVQYRPVEGDPQTRLQEDKDPMLIVRGPVEGGALEPELDPDPEGDLGVQGPVFGEPPAPLRTGGVSLGEGHGNEVDVSDLGSRNYSARTDFYCLVSEDDV, encoded by the exons GAGTCTGTGACAGGGCCCCTGACTTCCTCTCCCCCTCTGAAGACCAGCTCCTGGGGCCTTCCCTGGGTAGTACAGTCACACTGAACTGCACAGCTTGGGTGGTCCCTGGGCCTTCTTGCCCACAGCCTTCAGTCCAGTGGCTAAAAGATGGGCTTCCACTGGGCAATGGAAGTGACTACGTCCTCCATGAGGATTTCTG GGTCAAGGCGAACTTCTCAGAGATGCTCATATCCAGTATTCTGGGGGTCAACTTGACCAGCGATGAGGACTATGGGGCCTACACCTGCTCTGTCCAGAATGTCAGCTCCTCTTCCTTCATTCTCCAGAGAGTTG GCCCCGCAGGCCACGTAGCTGCGGTACTGGCCTCCCTCCTAGTCCTGCTGGCTCTGCTGTTGGCTGTGCTGCTCTACGTTAAGTGTCGCCTCAATGTGCTACTTTGGTACCAAGACACATACGGGGAGGTGGAGGTGAACG ACGGGAAGCTCTACGACGCCTACGTCTCCTACAGCGACTGTCCCGAGGACCGCAAGTTTGTGAACTTCATCCTGAAGCCACAGCTGGAGCGTCGTCGCGGCTACAAGCTCTTCCTGGATGACCGCGACCTCCTGCCTCACGCGG AGCCCTCGGCGGACCTCCTGGTGAACCTGAGCCGCTGCCGCCGCCTCATCGTGGTTCTCTCGGACGCCTTCCTGGGCCGGGCCTGGTGCAGCCACAGCTTCCG GGAGGGCCTGTGCAGACTGCTGGAGCTCACGCGCAGACCCATCTTCGTCACCTTCGAGGGCCAGAGGCGCGACCCCACGCACCCCGCGCTGCACCTGCTGCGCCAGCACCGCCACCTGGTGACCCTGCTGCTCTGGAGGCCTGGCTCTGTG ACACCTTCCTCCGACTTTTGGAAAGAGCTACAGCTTGCGCTGCCGCGGAAGGTGCAGTACAGGCCAGTGGAGGGAGACCCTCAGACGCGGCTACAGGAGGACAAGGACCCCATGCTGATCGTGCGAGGCCCTGTGGAGGGCGGGGCCCTGGAGCCTGAGCTGGACCCTGACCCTGAGGGAGACCTGG GTGTACAAGGACCTGTCTTTGGGGAGCCACCAGCTCCACTGCGTACAGGTGGTGTCTCACTGGGAGAGGGCCACGGCAATGAGGTGGATGTCTCGGACCTCGGCTCCCGAAACTATAG